The Echinicola rosea genome has a segment encoding these proteins:
- a CDS encoding ArdC family protein encodes MKRQSKNSRKDVYQIVNERIMAGLEKGVVPWKQPWSVMGLPKNYRSGKTYRGINLWLLLSCGHAEPYYLTFKQAESLGGKVKKGSRSIPVVYWNVMYRHKETGKKLSWEEAGKLPKDLVDRRAFLKYYNVFHIGEVEGVEWDLPETVMEKPFQPIKACEELLEKAPDLPGIRHGEAQAYYHPGKDYINMPKKELFRSEGHYYQTLYHEVVHGTGHQKRLDRKELWDTSNMDGTLYAREELIAEMGASYLGNLCGIWENDLQDNSSAYIQHWLSQLKNDKRLLVEAAGKAQKAVDYLTGKMT; translated from the coding sequence ATGAAGCGACAAAGCAAAAATTCCCGAAAAGATGTTTACCAGATCGTCAACGAAAGGATCATGGCCGGCCTTGAAAAGGGCGTTGTCCCTTGGAAACAGCCCTGGTCGGTCATGGGACTGCCCAAAAACTACCGGTCCGGCAAAACCTACAGGGGCATCAACCTCTGGCTGCTGTTGAGCTGTGGCCATGCCGAACCCTATTACCTGACCTTCAAACAGGCCGAAAGCCTGGGAGGGAAGGTGAAAAAGGGATCCAGATCCATTCCTGTCGTATATTGGAACGTAATGTACCGTCACAAAGAAACAGGTAAAAAGCTGTCCTGGGAAGAGGCCGGGAAACTGCCCAAGGATCTGGTGGACAGGCGCGCCTTCCTGAAGTATTACAATGTCTTCCATATAGGAGAAGTGGAAGGCGTGGAATGGGACCTCCCCGAAACCGTCATGGAAAAACCTTTCCAACCGATAAAAGCCTGCGAGGAGCTGTTGGAAAAAGCCCCGGACCTTCCCGGGATCAGGCACGGGGAAGCGCAGGCCTATTACCATCCGGGAAAGGACTACATCAACATGCCCAAAAAGGAGCTGTTCCGAAGTGAAGGGCATTATTACCAGACCCTTTACCATGAAGTCGTCCACGGAACGGGCCACCAAAAAAGACTGGACCGAAAGGAGCTATGGGACACGTCCAATATGGATGGGACCCTTTATGCCCGCGAAGAACTTATCGCCGAGATGGGCGCAAGCTACCTGGGCAACCTGTGCGGTATCTGGGAGAACGACCTTCAGGATAATTCCTCTGCCTATATCCAGCATTGGCTGTCCCAGCTTAAAAACGACAAGCG